The following proteins are co-located in the Chryseobacterium daecheongense genome:
- a CDS encoding amidohydrolase, which yields MKASIYLLFSVVLIVISCAGRPQKEKAEILYFGGTILTMEDTLPQAEAVVLKNGKILFAGTKAEAYHYTDEKTKIINLEGKVLLPGFIDVHSHLTSRAGMLQAIDLFPEPYGTVNSIKNLQNTIRKYLKDYAIPANQPVIGNGYDDAIMTEHRHPTRDELDAISKTNPIIVIHTSGHASVANTAMLKLLGISDSSKDPEGGHYGRNKKTGMLNGKLEENASFSALLSLTEKMSKQTGNAQEQAMQNLKKAQDEWLSYGQTTICDGRTMGESVALLEKAASEHVFKADVVYFPDYEYFKKELSTFKPKYMKYNNHLKLGGFKFSDDGSPQGKTAWLTQPYLVPPEGQSADYKGFPIFSDQVLYEDLKTLFQNNITAQLHVNGDAAIDQVLRVIGKLKEENIYRPELRATLIHVQNSRPDHIQKIKDIGLIPSYFSTHVYLWGDWHYSSVFGPERASFISPANSALKAGIIFTMHHDAPVTPPDLITAMYSAVNRKTRSGRILGPNERITPLQALKAITINAAYQLQEEERKGSIKAGKLADFVILDQNPLTIDPEQIRNIKVLETIKEGVSVYQRK from the coding sequence ATGAAAGCATCAATTTATTTACTATTTTCAGTAGTTCTTATTGTTATCAGCTGTGCAGGAAGACCTCAGAAAGAAAAAGCAGAAATTCTTTATTTTGGAGGAACAATTTTAACAATGGAAGATACACTTCCCCAGGCGGAGGCAGTAGTTTTAAAAAATGGTAAAATACTTTTCGCCGGAACAAAGGCAGAAGCCTACCACTATACAGATGAAAAAACGAAGATCATCAATCTTGAAGGGAAAGTTTTACTTCCCGGTTTTATTGATGTTCATAGCCATCTCACTTCAAGAGCGGGGATGCTGCAGGCAATCGATCTGTTTCCTGAACCTTATGGTACGGTTAATTCCATTAAAAACCTTCAGAATACCATCAGAAAATACCTTAAAGACTATGCTATTCCTGCTAATCAACCAGTCATAGGCAATGGGTATGATGATGCCATCATGACCGAACACCGACATCCGACCAGGGACGAACTGGATGCTATAAGCAAAACAAATCCTATTATTGTTATTCATACCTCAGGTCATGCAAGTGTAGCCAATACCGCCATGCTAAAGCTTTTAGGGATATCAGATTCTTCAAAAGATCCGGAAGGAGGCCATTACGGGCGAAATAAAAAAACAGGAATGCTTAATGGAAAATTAGAAGAAAACGCAAGCTTTTCAGCGCTTCTTTCCCTTACAGAAAAAATGAGTAAACAAACAGGAAATGCTCAGGAGCAAGCCATGCAGAATCTTAAGAAAGCTCAGGATGAATGGCTCAGCTATGGCCAGACCACCATCTGTGACGGAAGGACAATGGGCGAAAGTGTGGCCCTTCTGGAAAAAGCGGCATCCGAACACGTTTTTAAAGCAGATGTTGTGTATTTTCCCGATTATGAGTATTTCAAAAAGGAGCTGAGTACCTTTAAGCCGAAATATATGAAATACAACAATCATTTAAAACTTGGCGGTTTTAAATTTTCAGATGACGGCTCGCCACAGGGAAAAACGGCCTGGCTTACCCAGCCTTATCTCGTTCCTCCCGAAGGCCAGTCAGCAGATTATAAAGGCTTTCCGATATTTTCTGACCAGGTCTTATACGAGGATCTGAAAACTTTATTTCAAAACAATATCACCGCACAGCTTCATGTAAATGGTGATGCTGCTATTGATCAGGTATTACGGGTGATCGGAAAACTGAAAGAGGAAAATATTTACAGGCCAGAACTTCGTGCCACCCTGATCCATGTTCAGAACAGCCGTCCGGATCATATTCAGAAAATTAAAGATATAGGGCTTATTCCTTCTTATTTTTCTACTCATGTATATTTATGGGGAGACTGGCATTATTCAAGCGTTTTCGGGCCGGAAAGGGCCTCATTCATCAGTCCTGCAAATTCAGCGTTAAAGGCAGGAATTATCTTCACCATGCATCACGATGCTCCCGTTACGCCACCCGATTTGATTACAGCAATGTATTCTGCAGTGAACAGGAAAACCCGTTCCGGAAGGATCCTGGGTCCCAATGAAAGAATAACCCCTCTTCAGGCATTAAAAGCCATCACGATTAATGCAGCTTATCAGCTTCAGGAAGAAGAAAGGAAAGGCTCCATCAAAGCTGGAAAGCTTGCTGATTTTGTCATATTAGATCAAAATCCATTAACCATTGATCCTGAACAAATCCGGAATATTAAAGTATTGGAAACGATTAAAGAAGGAGTTTCTGTTTATCAAAGAAAATAG
- a CDS encoding sodium-translocating pyrophosphatase, whose translation MDLFYLIPVFGVIALLYTFIQSNWVQKQNAGNEKMKIISGHIADGAMAFLKAEYKILTYFVVVVAILLAVMGMSNSNSHWSIGIAFVVGAIFSASAGFIGMKIATKANVRTAEAAKTSLSKALKVSFTGGSVMGMGVAGLAVLGLGALFLIIKQIFAADAPVDSHEMEKTIEILTGFSLGAESIALFARVGGGIYTKAADVGADLVGKVEAGIPEDDPRNPATIADNVGDNVGDVAGMGADLFGSYVATVLATMVLGRETISVDSFGGFAPILLPMLIAGTGIIFSIIGTLFVRINDNEGASTSSVQNALNLGNWGSIVITAVASYFLVTYILPETMVLRGHEFTKMGVFGAIMVGLVVGTLMSIITEFYTAIGKRPVSSIVRQSSTGHATNIIGGLAVGMESTLLPIIVLAGGIYGSYLCAGLYGVAIAAAGMMATTAMQLAIDAFGPIADNAGGIAEMSELPKEVREKTDILDAVGNTTAATGKGFAIASAALTALALFAAFVGIAGIDGIDIYRADVLAGLFVGGMIPFIFSSLAITAVGQAAMAMVEEVRRQFREIPGILEGTAEPEYEKCVAISTDASIRKMMLPGAIAIISPLLVGFIFGPEVLGGFLAGATVCGVLMGMFQNNAGGAWDNAKKSFEKGVDINGKTYYKGSEPHKASVTGDTVGDPFKDTSGPSMNILIKLMSIVSLVIAPTLATLHKDKIEAERKATIENLLSKAGAHSGVENMDPGVSGITVTPAEIKGHLNENGDFVYETGNIKEIKMNNGKTISLGENSRLFEMYNSIKNKNQSVLDPNHWYTIENLYFESGSSDLKAGSDAQLANLAELLNAFPGLRIKLGGYTDDTGNPDSNKKLSNLRAQTAKLKLLEMGIPSDRVEAEGYGSQFPVCEENDTDECKAKNRRIDVRVLSL comes from the coding sequence ATGGATTTGTTCTATTTAATTCCGGTTTTTGGTGTTATTGCTTTACTATACACTTTTATACAAAGTAATTGGGTGCAAAAACAGAATGCCGGAAATGAAAAAATGAAAATTATCAGCGGGCATATCGCTGACGGTGCGATGGCTTTTCTAAAGGCCGAGTACAAGATTTTAACTTATTTCGTAGTAGTTGTGGCGATCTTATTAGCCGTAATGGGAATGAGTAATTCTAATTCCCACTGGAGTATCGGGATTGCCTTTGTGGTAGGAGCTATTTTTTCTGCTTCTGCTGGTTTTATTGGGATGAAAATAGCAACCAAAGCCAATGTGAGAACTGCAGAAGCCGCGAAGACTTCATTGTCTAAAGCTTTAAAAGTTTCATTTACAGGAGGTTCAGTAATGGGAATGGGGGTTGCAGGATTAGCCGTCCTGGGCTTAGGAGCTCTTTTCCTGATCATTAAGCAGATCTTTGCTGCTGATGCTCCGGTTGATTCTCATGAGATGGAAAAAACGATTGAGATCCTTACCGGATTTTCTTTAGGCGCAGAGTCTATTGCATTGTTTGCCAGAGTGGGCGGCGGTATTTATACTAAAGCGGCCGACGTAGGGGCGGATCTTGTAGGGAAAGTGGAGGCAGGAATTCCTGAGGATGATCCCCGGAATCCGGCTACCATTGCAGATAATGTGGGAGATAATGTAGGGGATGTGGCAGGAATGGGAGCCGATTTATTTGGTTCTTACGTAGCCACTGTTCTGGCAACAATGGTACTGGGAAGAGAGACAATTTCGGTGGATTCTTTCGGGGGATTTGCTCCCATTCTGCTTCCGATGCTTATTGCAGGAACCGGGATCATTTTTTCCATCATAGGGACCTTATTTGTCAGAATTAATGACAATGAAGGAGCTTCAACTTCCAGTGTGCAGAATGCATTGAATCTGGGGAACTGGGGAAGTATCGTAATTACTGCGGTAGCTTCTTATTTCCTGGTTACTTATATTTTACCTGAAACAATGGTATTAAGAGGTCATGAATTTACCAAAATGGGTGTTTTCGGGGCTATTATGGTAGGATTGGTGGTAGGAACTTTAATGAGTATCATCACTGAATTCTATACAGCGATTGGTAAAAGGCCGGTTTCCAGTATTGTGAGACAATCTTCGACCGGTCACGCAACGAATATTATCGGAGGTCTTGCTGTAGGAATGGAGTCTACTTTACTTCCTATTATTGTTTTGGCAGGAGGTATTTACGGATCTTATCTATGCGCCGGTCTTTATGGGGTGGCTATTGCAGCGGCCGGAATGATGGCGACAACAGCTATGCAGTTAGCGATTGATGCCTTTGGACCCATTGCTGATAATGCCGGAGGAATTGCTGAGATGAGTGAACTCCCGAAAGAAGTTCGTGAGAAAACAGATATTCTTGATGCCGTAGGAAATACCACCGCAGCTACAGGAAAAGGATTTGCTATCGCTTCTGCAGCATTAACAGCCCTGGCTTTATTTGCGGCATTCGTAGGAATTGCAGGAATTGACGGAATCGATATATACAGGGCTGATGTTTTAGCCGGCTTATTTGTAGGGGGAATGATCCCTTTTATTTTCTCGTCACTGGCAATCACAGCGGTAGGTCAGGCGGCAATGGCCATGGTGGAAGAAGTAAGGAGACAGTTTAGAGAGATCCCGGGAATTCTTGAAGGGACTGCTGAACCCGAATATGAAAAATGTGTTGCCATATCAACGGATGCGTCGATAAGAAAAATGATGCTTCCGGGAGCAATAGCGATTATATCTCCTTTATTAGTAGGTTTTATTTTTGGTCCTGAAGTATTGGGTGGATTCTTAGCCGGAGCTACGGTATGTGGTGTTCTGATGGGGATGTTCCAGAATAATGCCGGAGGTGCGTGGGATAATGCCAAAAAATCTTTTGAAAAGGGTGTAGATATCAACGGTAAGACTTATTATAAAGGTTCAGAGCCTCATAAAGCTTCTGTAACCGGTGATACTGTGGGAGATCCGTTCAAAGATACTTCCGGACCATCGATGAATATTTTAATTAAATTAATGTCTATTGTTTCTTTAGTGATTGCGCCTACATTGGCCACTTTACATAAAGATAAGATTGAAGCTGAAAGAAAAGCGACAATTGAAAATTTATTGAGCAAAGCCGGTGCACATTCAGGTGTCGAAAATATGGATCCGGGAGTTTCTGGAATTACTGTAACTCCAGCCGAAATCAAAGGACATTTGAATGAAAACGGAGATTTTGTATATGAAACCGGAAATATCAAGGAAATCAAGATGAACAATGGAAAAACCATTTCACTTGGAGAAAACAGCCGTCTGTTTGAAATGTATAACAGCATAAAAAACAAAAATCAATCTGTTCTGGATCCTAATCATTGGTACACAATTGAAAATCTTTATTTTGAAAGTGGTTCCAGTGATCTTAAGGCGGGTTCTGATGCTCAGCTGGCTAATTTAGCGGAACTGTTGAATGCTTTTCCGGGTCTTAGGATAAAATTAGGTGGTTATACAGATGATACAGGAAATCCTGACAGTAATAAAAAACTATCCAACTTAAGGGCTCAAACAGCTAAACTGAAACTTTTAGAAATGGGTATACCTTCAGATAGAGTAGAAGCAGAAGGATATGGTTCCCAATTCCCTGTTTGTGAAGAAAATGATACCGATGAATGTAAAGCAAAGAACAGAAGGATTGACGTAAGGGTCCTTTCTTTATAA
- a CDS encoding aminotransferase class I/II-fold pyridoxal phosphate-dependent enzyme — MENIYGFTHYSFFTDMSELAAKHNSYDLSLGLPDFDIDHRLKYYLKESVDLIHHQYEPLAGSPSLIESIIRFNEKRKNPIHLKKEEITIVPCTTFALYTALKSIINPGDEVIIIQPSYYTYAPSIVLNGGVPVYHDLGNDFDIDWDKLQCCLSEKTKAIIVNSPQNPTGKIWSEQDWNHLYDLISHQEIYLISEEIYDTYCYDEQEHYSSFLHKELRKRTFCIFSFGKMFHTTGWKVSYLLTPKPLSSQFRCHQQYISYSANGPAQYAIAKYLEVFDPLENKLLMQKKRDLFNELIKNTPLVVEQRSEGSVFQLVNFRNISKTMTDVEFSKWLTTEKQVACLPLSAFYNSRQNSDYVRFSFIKSDDMIIRAMEHLKKNL; from the coding sequence GTGGAAAATATTTACGGATTTACACATTATTCTTTTTTTACTGATATGTCTGAGCTGGCCGCAAAGCATAACAGTTATGATTTATCACTAGGGTTACCTGATTTTGATATTGATCACCGCCTCAAATATTACCTTAAAGAATCAGTTGATCTGATTCACCATCAGTACGAACCGCTTGCGGGTAGCCCGTCTCTTATAGAATCCATCATCAGATTTAATGAAAAACGTAAAAATCCGATCCATCTGAAAAAGGAAGAGATCACCATAGTCCCTTGTACAACCTTTGCCTTATATACGGCTTTAAAAAGCATTATAAACCCCGGAGACGAAGTGATTATTATCCAGCCATCCTATTACACTTATGCTCCTTCTATTGTTCTCAATGGTGGTGTTCCTGTATATCATGATCTTGGAAATGATTTTGATATAGATTGGGATAAACTTCAATGCTGTTTATCGGAAAAGACCAAAGCGATCATTGTGAATTCTCCACAAAACCCCACCGGCAAAATATGGTCAGAACAGGATTGGAATCATCTTTATGATCTGATCAGTCATCAGGAAATCTATCTTATATCGGAAGAAATCTACGACACCTATTGCTATGATGAACAGGAACATTACAGTTCCTTTTTACACAAAGAGCTTAGAAAAAGAACGTTCTGCATTTTCTCCTTTGGTAAAATGTTCCATACAACAGGCTGGAAAGTAAGCTATTTGCTTACACCGAAACCTCTATCCTCTCAATTCAGATGTCATCAACAGTATATTTCATATAGTGCCAATGGTCCTGCTCAATATGCTATTGCAAAATACCTTGAGGTTTTTGATCCCCTGGAAAACAAACTCCTGATGCAAAAGAAGAGAGATCTGTTCAATGAATTAATTAAAAATACGCCTTTAGTTGTTGAACAGCGGTCAGAAGGAAGTGTTTTTCAATTGGTTAACTTTAGAAACATCTCTAAAACCATGACTGATGTTGAATTTTCAAAGTGGCTGACCACAGAAAAACAGGTCGCATGCCTTCCTTTGTCAGCCTTTTATAATTCAAGGCAAAATTCTGATTATGTAAGATTTAGCTTTATTAAAAGCGATGATATGATCATCCGGGCGATGGAACATTTAAAAAAGAACCTCTAG
- a CDS encoding M28 family metallopeptidase: MRKILIPLLAVAILSACETAKVTSENQNGQSASKAISKSEKAFQSAYKEIKLDDLKQNLYVIASDEMEGRDTGSPGQKKAGEYMVKFYKDLGISYPKALGSYYQKVPASFMQQRGGRNLPDSENILAFIEGSEKPDEIVVVSAHYDHVGTKNGIVYNGADDDGSGTVAVMEIAKAFQSAKKAGNGPKRSILFLHVTGEEHGLFGSEYYTDNPVFPLANTVVDLNIDMIGRDDPENRGKNYVYVIGSEMLSSQLKVINEAANKKTNNLALNYKYDDPNDPDRLYYRSDHYNFAKNNIPVAFFFDGIHEDYHKPTDDVEKIDFSLLQKRAQLVFTTAWEITNRPEKITVDRK; encoded by the coding sequence ATGAGAAAAATACTTATTCCACTATTGGCTGTCGCGATATTATCTGCTTGCGAAACTGCTAAAGTGACATCGGAAAATCAAAACGGGCAATCGGCTTCAAAGGCAATATCTAAGTCTGAGAAAGCTTTTCAATCTGCATATAAAGAAATTAAGCTAGATGACCTGAAGCAAAATTTATATGTGATTGCTTCCGATGAAATGGAGGGCAGGGATACCGGAAGCCCGGGACAGAAAAAAGCAGGAGAGTATATGGTTAAATTTTACAAAGATCTCGGAATTTCTTATCCAAAAGCTTTAGGTTCATATTATCAGAAAGTACCCGCATCTTTCATGCAACAGAGAGGAGGGAGAAATCTTCCTGATTCTGAGAATATCCTTGCATTTATTGAAGGTTCTGAGAAGCCTGACGAAATAGTTGTGGTTTCTGCGCATTATGATCATGTAGGTACGAAGAACGGTATCGTATACAATGGGGCTGATGATGATGGAAGCGGAACTGTAGCTGTGATGGAGATAGCCAAAGCTTTTCAAAGTGCTAAGAAAGCCGGTAACGGACCCAAAAGATCTATTTTATTCCTGCATGTAACGGGAGAAGAGCATGGATTATTCGGATCAGAATATTATACGGACAACCCGGTCTTCCCATTAGCCAATACGGTAGTAGATCTGAATATCGATATGATCGGAAGGGATGATCCTGAAAACAGAGGAAAAAACTATGTGTATGTAATAGGCTCGGAAATGTTGAGTTCACAGCTGAAAGTAATTAATGAAGCTGCCAATAAAAAGACCAATAATTTAGCACTTAATTATAAATATGATGATCCTAATGATCCTGATAGATTGTATTACAGATCGGATCACTATAACTTTGCAAAGAATAATATTCCTGTCGCTTTTTTCTTTGACGGAATCCATGAAGACTATCATAAACCAACCGATGATGTTGAAAAGATTGATTTCAGTTTATTGCAAAAAAGAGCTCAGCTGGTATTTACAACAGCGTGGGAAATTACCAATAGACCGGAGAAAATTACGGTTGATAGAAAATAA